Proteins encoded in a region of the Ursus arctos isolate Adak ecotype North America unplaced genomic scaffold, UrsArc2.0 scaffold_2, whole genome shotgun sequence genome:
- the ARHGEF2 gene encoding rho guanine nucleotide exchange factor 2 isoform X8, with amino-acid sequence MKEAKDARYTNGHLFTTISVSGMTMCYACNKSITAKEALICPTCSVTIHNRCKDALANCTKVKQKQQKAALLKNNTALQSVSLRSKTTPRERPSSAIYPSDSFRQSLLGSRRGRSSLSLAKSVSTTNIAGHFSDESPLGLRRILSQSTDSLNMRNRTLSVESLIDEGAEVIYSELMSDFETDERDFTADSWSLAVDSGFLQQQKKEVMKQQDVIYELIQTELHHVRTLKIMTRLFRTGMLEELQLEPAVVQGLFPCVDELSDIHTRFLSQLLERRRQALCPGSTRNFVIHRLGDLLITQFSGPSAEQMRKTYSEFCSRHTKALKLYKELYARDKRFQQFIRKVTRSAVLKRHGVQECILLVTQRITKYPVLINRILQHSHGTEEERQDLTTALGLVKELLSNVDQDVHELEKGARLQEIYHRMDPRAQAPVPGKGPFGREELLRRRLIHDGCLLWKTATGRFKDVLMLLMTDVLLFLQEKDQKYIFPALDKPSVVSLQNLIVRDIANQEKGMFLISAAPPEMYEVHTASRDDRSTWIRVIQQSVRVCPSREDFPLIETEHEAYLRRIKTELQQKDQALVELLQEKVGLFAEMTHFQVEEDGGGLTLPALPRGLFRSESLECPRGERLLQDAIREVEGLKDLLVGPGVELRLAPREPALPVDPDSGGSTSPGVTANGEARTFNGSIELCRTDSDSSQKDRNGNQLRAPQEEALQRLVSLYGLLHGLQAAVAQQDTLMEVRFPEGPERREKLARANSRDGEAGRAGPTPGVPDKQATELALLQRQHTLLQEELRRCRRLGEERATEACSLEARLRESEQARARLEREAEEARRQLAALGQSEPPPAEAPWARRPLDPRRRSLPAGDALYLSFTPPQPSRGHDRLDLSVTIRSVHRPFEDRERQELGSPEERLQDSSDPDTGSEEEGGSRLSPPHSPRDFTRMQDIPEETESRDGEPVASES; translated from the exons atgaaGGAGGCCAAGGACGCCCGCTACACCAACGGGCACCTCTTCACCACCATCTCCGTCTCGGGCATGACCATGTGCTACGCCTGTAACAAGAGTATCACAGCCAAGGAAGCCCTCATCTGCCCGA cctgcaGCGTGACCATCCACAACCGTTGTAAAGATGCGCTGGCCAACTGTACCAAGGTCAAGCAGAAG CAACAGAAAGCCGCCTTGCTGAAGAACAACACTGCCTTGCAGTCTGTTTCCCTTCGCAGTAAGA ccaccccccGGGAGCGGCCAAGCTCTGCCATCTACCCCTCTGACAGCTTCCGGCAGTCCCTGCTAGGTTCCCGCCGCGGCCGCTCCTCCTTGTCGCTAGCCAAGAGTGTCTCCACCACCAACATTGCTGG ACACTTCAGTGACGAGTCTCCCCTGGGGCTGCGCCGGATCCTGTCCCAGTCCACAGACTCCCTCAACATGCGGAACCGAACCCTGTCCGTGGAGTCCCTCATTGATGAAG GTGCAGAGGTGATCTACAGCGAGCTGATGAGTGACTTTGAGACGGATGAGAGGGACTTCACAGCCGACTCGTGGAGCCTGGCCGTGGACAGCGGCTTCCTGCAGCAGCAGAAGAAGGAGGTCATGAAGCAGCAGGATGTCATCTATG AGCTCATCCAGACGGAGCTGCACCACGTGCGGACGCTGAAGATCATGACCCGGCTGTTCCGCACGGGGATGCTGGAAGAGCTGCAGCTGGAGCCGGCCGTGGTGCAGGGCCTGTTCCCCTGCGTGGACGAGCTCAGCGACATCCACACACGCTTCCTCAGCCAGCTGCTGGAGCGCCGGCGCCAGGCCCTGTGCCCCGGAAGCACCCGCAACTTCGTCATCCACCGCCTGGGGGACCTGCTTATTACCCAG TTCTCAGGTCCCAGCGCGGAGCAGATGCGCAAGACCTACTCGGAGTTCTGCAGCCGCCACACCAAGGCCTTAAAGCTTTACAAGGAGTTGTATGCCCGTGACAAAAGGTTCCAGCAGTTCATCCGG AAGGTGACCCGCTCGGCGGTGCTGAAGCGGCACGGGGTGCAGGAGTGTATCCTGCTGGTGACCCAGCGCATCACCAAGTACCCGGTGCTGATCAACCGGATTCTCCAGCACTCCCACG GGACCGAGGAGGAGCGCCAGGACCTGACCACAGCACTGGGGCTGGTGAAGGAGCTGCTGTCCAACGTGGACCAGGATGTGCACGAGCTGGAGAAGGGCGCCCGCCTGCAGGAGATCTACCACCGCATGGACCCTCGGGCCCAGGCCCCGGTGCCTGGCAAGGGCCCGTTCGGCCGCGAGGAGCTTCTGCGGCGCAGACTCATCCACGACGGTTGTCTGCTCTGGAAGACGGCGACAGGCCGCTTCAAAG ACGTCCTGATGCTGCTGATGACGGACGTGCTGCTGTTTCTGCAGGAGAAGGACCAGAAGTACATCTTTCCCGCCCTG GACAAGCCCTCGGTGGTATCACTGCAGAATCTGATTGTGCGGGACATCGCCAACCAGGAGAAAGGGATGTTTCTGATCAGCGCCGCACCCCCTGAGATGTATGAGGTCCACACGGCATCCCGGGATGACCGGAGCACCTGGATCCGCGTCATTCAGCAGAGCGTGCGCGT GTGCCCGTCCAGAGAGGACTTCCCCCTGATTGAGACAGAGCACGAGGCTTACCTGCGTCGAATCAAGA CGGAGCTGCAACAGAAAGACCAGGCCCTGGTTGAGCTGCTGCAGGAGAAGGTCGGGCTGTTTGCCGAGATGACCCATTTCCAGGTGGAGGAGGACGGGGGCGGGTTGACCCTGCCTGCCCTACCCAGGGGTCTTTTCCGCTCCGAGTCCCTGGAGTGCCCCCGTGGCGAGCGGCTGCTGCAGGATGCCATCCGCGAGG TGGAGGGTCTGAAAGACCTCCTGGTGGGGCCCGGAGTGGAGCTGCGCCTGGCACCCCGGGAGCCAGCCTTGCCCGTGGACCCGGACAGCGGCGGTAGCACGAGTCCTGGTGTCACTGCCA ACGGGGAGGCCAGAACCTTCAATGGCTCGATTGAGCTCTGCAGAACCGACTCAGACTCTAGCCAGAAG GACCGGAATGGAAATCAGCTGAGAGCCCCCCAGGAG GAGGCGCTTCAGCGACTGGTCAGTCTCTACGGACTACTGCACGGCCTCCAG GCGGCCGTGGCGCAGCAGGACACCCTGATGGAAGTGCGGTTCCCGGAGGGCCCCGAGCGGCGGGAGAAGCTGGCCCGGGCCAACTCTCGGGACGGGGAGGCCGGCCGGGCCGGGCCCACCCCCGGGGTGCCCGACAAGCAGGCCACGGAGCTGGCGCTCCTGCAGCGGCAGCACACTCTGCTGCAGGAGGAGCTGCGGCGCTGCCGGCGGCTGGGCGAGGAGCGGGCCACCGAGGCCTGCAGCCTGGAGGCCCGGCTCCGCGAGAGTGAGCAGGCCCGCGCCCGGCTGGAGCGGGAGGCCGAAGAGGCCCGCAGGCAGCTGGCCGCCCTGGGCCAGAGCGAGCCGCCTCCGGCGGAGGCCCCCTGGGCCCGCAGGCCCCTGGACCCGCGGCGCCGCAGCCTCCCGGCGGGCGATGCCCTGTACCTGAGCTTCACGCCGCCGCAG CCCAGCCGAGGCCACGACCGCCTGGATTTGTCTGTGACCATTCGCTCTGTCCATCGACCCTTTGAGGACCGAGAGAGGCAGGAGCTGGGCAGCCCCGAGGAGCGGCTGCAGGACAGCAGCGACCCCGACACGGGCAGCGAGGAGGAAGGGGGCAGCCGCCTGTCGCCGCCCCACAGTCCCCGAG ACTTCACCAGAATGCAGGACATCCCGGAAGAGACCGAGAGTCGCGACGGGGAGCCTGTGGCTTCAGAGAGCTAA
- the ARHGEF2 gene encoding rho guanine nucleotide exchange factor 2 isoform X4, with translation MSRIESLTRVRTERSRDLASKTREKEKMKEAKDARYTNGHLFTTISVSGMTMCYACNKSITAKEALICPTCSVTIHNRCKDALANCTKVKQKQQKAALLKNNTALQSVSLRSKTTPRERPSSAIYPSDSFRQSLLGSRRGRSSLSLAKSVSTTNIAGHFSDESPLGLRRILSQSTDSLNMRNRTLSVESLIDEGAEVIYSELMSDFETDERDFTADSWSLAVDSGFLQQQKKEVMKQQDVIYELIQTELHHVRTLKIMTRLFRTGMLEELQLEPAVVQGLFPCVDELSDIHTRFLSQLLERRRQALCPGSTRNFVIHRLGDLLITQFSGPSAEQMRKTYSEFCSRHTKALKLYKELYARDKRFQQFIRKVTRSAVLKRHGVQECILLVTQRITKYPVLINRILQHSHGTEEERQDLTTALGLVKELLSNVDQDVHELEKGARLQEIYHRMDPRAQAPVPGKGPFGREELLRRRLIHDGCLLWKTATGRFKDVLMLLMTDVLLFLQEKDQKYIFPALDKPSVVSLQNLIVRDIANQEKGMFLISAAPPEMYEVHTASRDDRSTWIRVIQQSVRVCPSREDFPLIETEHEAYLRRIKTELQQKDQALVELLQEKVGLFAEMTHFQVEEDGGGLTLPALPRGLFRSESLECPRGERLLQDAIREVEGLKDLLVGPGVELRLAPREPALPVDPDSGGSTSPGVTANGEARTFNGSIELCRTDSDSSQKDRNGNQLRAPQEEALQRLVSLYGLLHGLQAAVAQQDTLMEVRFPEGPERREKLARANSRDGEAGRAGPTPGVPDKQATELALLQRQHTLLQEELRRCRRLGEERATEACSLEARLRESEQARARLEREAEEARRQLAALGQSEPPPAEAPWARRPLDPRRRSLPAGDALYLSFTPPQPSRGHDRLDLSVTIRSVHRPFEDRERQELGSPEERLQDSSDPDTGSEEEGGSRLSPPHSPRDFTRMQDIPEETESRDGEPVASES, from the exons ATGTCTCGGATCGAGTCGCTCACGCGCGTGCGGACCGAGCGGAGCCGGGACCTGGCTAGCAAG ACCcgggagaaggagaagatgaaGGAGGCCAAGGACGCCCGCTACACCAACGGGCACCTCTTCACCACCATCTCCGTCTCGGGCATGACCATGTGCTACGCCTGTAACAAGAGTATCACAGCCAAGGAAGCCCTCATCTGCCCGA cctgcaGCGTGACCATCCACAACCGTTGTAAAGATGCGCTGGCCAACTGTACCAAGGTCAAGCAGAAG CAACAGAAAGCCGCCTTGCTGAAGAACAACACTGCCTTGCAGTCTGTTTCCCTTCGCAGTAAGA ccaccccccGGGAGCGGCCAAGCTCTGCCATCTACCCCTCTGACAGCTTCCGGCAGTCCCTGCTAGGTTCCCGCCGCGGCCGCTCCTCCTTGTCGCTAGCCAAGAGTGTCTCCACCACCAACATTGCTGG ACACTTCAGTGACGAGTCTCCCCTGGGGCTGCGCCGGATCCTGTCCCAGTCCACAGACTCCCTCAACATGCGGAACCGAACCCTGTCCGTGGAGTCCCTCATTGATGAAG GTGCAGAGGTGATCTACAGCGAGCTGATGAGTGACTTTGAGACGGATGAGAGGGACTTCACAGCCGACTCGTGGAGCCTGGCCGTGGACAGCGGCTTCCTGCAGCAGCAGAAGAAGGAGGTCATGAAGCAGCAGGATGTCATCTATG AGCTCATCCAGACGGAGCTGCACCACGTGCGGACGCTGAAGATCATGACCCGGCTGTTCCGCACGGGGATGCTGGAAGAGCTGCAGCTGGAGCCGGCCGTGGTGCAGGGCCTGTTCCCCTGCGTGGACGAGCTCAGCGACATCCACACACGCTTCCTCAGCCAGCTGCTGGAGCGCCGGCGCCAGGCCCTGTGCCCCGGAAGCACCCGCAACTTCGTCATCCACCGCCTGGGGGACCTGCTTATTACCCAG TTCTCAGGTCCCAGCGCGGAGCAGATGCGCAAGACCTACTCGGAGTTCTGCAGCCGCCACACCAAGGCCTTAAAGCTTTACAAGGAGTTGTATGCCCGTGACAAAAGGTTCCAGCAGTTCATCCGG AAGGTGACCCGCTCGGCGGTGCTGAAGCGGCACGGGGTGCAGGAGTGTATCCTGCTGGTGACCCAGCGCATCACCAAGTACCCGGTGCTGATCAACCGGATTCTCCAGCACTCCCACG GGACCGAGGAGGAGCGCCAGGACCTGACCACAGCACTGGGGCTGGTGAAGGAGCTGCTGTCCAACGTGGACCAGGATGTGCACGAGCTGGAGAAGGGCGCCCGCCTGCAGGAGATCTACCACCGCATGGACCCTCGGGCCCAGGCCCCGGTGCCTGGCAAGGGCCCGTTCGGCCGCGAGGAGCTTCTGCGGCGCAGACTCATCCACGACGGTTGTCTGCTCTGGAAGACGGCGACAGGCCGCTTCAAAG ACGTCCTGATGCTGCTGATGACGGACGTGCTGCTGTTTCTGCAGGAGAAGGACCAGAAGTACATCTTTCCCGCCCTG GACAAGCCCTCGGTGGTATCACTGCAGAATCTGATTGTGCGGGACATCGCCAACCAGGAGAAAGGGATGTTTCTGATCAGCGCCGCACCCCCTGAGATGTATGAGGTCCACACGGCATCCCGGGATGACCGGAGCACCTGGATCCGCGTCATTCAGCAGAGCGTGCGCGT GTGCCCGTCCAGAGAGGACTTCCCCCTGATTGAGACAGAGCACGAGGCTTACCTGCGTCGAATCAAGA CGGAGCTGCAACAGAAAGACCAGGCCCTGGTTGAGCTGCTGCAGGAGAAGGTCGGGCTGTTTGCCGAGATGACCCATTTCCAGGTGGAGGAGGACGGGGGCGGGTTGACCCTGCCTGCCCTACCCAGGGGTCTTTTCCGCTCCGAGTCCCTGGAGTGCCCCCGTGGCGAGCGGCTGCTGCAGGATGCCATCCGCGAGG TGGAGGGTCTGAAAGACCTCCTGGTGGGGCCCGGAGTGGAGCTGCGCCTGGCACCCCGGGAGCCAGCCTTGCCCGTGGACCCGGACAGCGGCGGTAGCACGAGTCCTGGTGTCACTGCCA ACGGGGAGGCCAGAACCTTCAATGGCTCGATTGAGCTCTGCAGAACCGACTCAGACTCTAGCCAGAAG GACCGGAATGGAAATCAGCTGAGAGCCCCCCAGGAG GAGGCGCTTCAGCGACTGGTCAGTCTCTACGGACTACTGCACGGCCTCCAG GCGGCCGTGGCGCAGCAGGACACCCTGATGGAAGTGCGGTTCCCGGAGGGCCCCGAGCGGCGGGAGAAGCTGGCCCGGGCCAACTCTCGGGACGGGGAGGCCGGCCGGGCCGGGCCCACCCCCGGGGTGCCCGACAAGCAGGCCACGGAGCTGGCGCTCCTGCAGCGGCAGCACACTCTGCTGCAGGAGGAGCTGCGGCGCTGCCGGCGGCTGGGCGAGGAGCGGGCCACCGAGGCCTGCAGCCTGGAGGCCCGGCTCCGCGAGAGTGAGCAGGCCCGCGCCCGGCTGGAGCGGGAGGCCGAAGAGGCCCGCAGGCAGCTGGCCGCCCTGGGCCAGAGCGAGCCGCCTCCGGCGGAGGCCCCCTGGGCCCGCAGGCCCCTGGACCCGCGGCGCCGCAGCCTCCCGGCGGGCGATGCCCTGTACCTGAGCTTCACGCCGCCGCAG CCCAGCCGAGGCCACGACCGCCTGGATTTGTCTGTGACCATTCGCTCTGTCCATCGACCCTTTGAGGACCGAGAGAGGCAGGAGCTGGGCAGCCCCGAGGAGCGGCTGCAGGACAGCAGCGACCCCGACACGGGCAGCGAGGAGGAAGGGGGCAGCCGCCTGTCGCCGCCCCACAGTCCCCGAG ACTTCACCAGAATGCAGGACATCCCGGAAGAGACCGAGAGTCGCGACGGGGAGCCTGTGGCTTCAGAGAGCTAA